A window of the Diospyros lotus cultivar Yz01 unplaced genomic scaffold, ASM1463336v1 superscaf1, whole genome shotgun sequence genome harbors these coding sequences:
- the LOC127793129 gene encoding uncharacterized protein LOC127793129, with translation MGNLTRISIYNNQKVLKFRQIQGTVAVAHDKLAEQGSHKKHNIPAQTVPGNLNLPVAVDNAENLNLPNIDDGNMEDKETMNEPNTSNEVHEVNTSSAAKPSDEESVLGPMITSRWTPSGGQKIYDRQASPRQSDRKVSKKVEGRSLHDPYPEKRRQPSRAAGGNPVPEPSQQNPPRSPPRRAQSPEGPPPPPDRIALLEGQVQRLTELLMGFLDRQHQQAQHSRVEERHEPPREEESYRWDENPQRPRQDDGQGEAAESFDLSFVQQRQERRLRQLEEEMVALKPKTGEAQGPRIN, from the exons ATGGGGAACTTGACGAGGATATCTATATACAACAACCAGAAGGTTTTGAAGTTCAG GCAAATTCAAGGAACGGTGGCTGTTGCGCATGATAAACTTGCTGAACAAGGATCCCATAAGAAGCATAACATTCCTGCACAGACT GTCCCTGGAAACTTAAATTTGCCTGTGGCGGTTGATAATGCGGAAAACTTGAACTTGCCTAACATTGATGATGGAAACATGGAAGACAAAGAGACAATGAATGAGCCGAACACTAGCAATGAGGTCCATGAAGTAAATACATCTTCAGCTGCCAAGCCAAGTGATGAGGAGAGCGTCCTCGGTCCCATGATTACGTCAAGATGGACACCTAGTGGCGGTCAGAAGATATATGACAGACaagcatcgccacgtcaatcGGATAG GAAAGTCTCGAAGAAGGTGGAGGGGAGATCCctccatgatccctatcccgagaaaag AAGACAGCCGTCTAGGGCCGCGGGGGGCAACCCCGTTCCAGAGCCGAGTCAGCAGAACCCTCCCCGAAGCCCGCCGAGGAGGGCTCAGAGTCCGGAGGGCCCTCCGCCTCCGCCCGATCGGATAGCACTCCTAGAGGGTCAAGTGCAACGATTGACGGAGTTACTCATGGGTTTTCTAGATCGCCAACATCAGCAAGCCCAGCATTCTCGGGTGGAAGAAAGGCACGAGCCCCCAAGAGAAGAGGAGTCCTATCGATGGGATGAGAATCCGCAGAGGCCGAGACAAGATGATGGTCAGGGCGAGGCGGCCGAGTCTTTTGACTTGTCGTTTGTACAGCAGCGGCAGGAAAGAAGATTGCGGCAGTTAGAGGAGGAGATGGTCGCCCTAAAGCCGAAGACCGGAGAGGCTCAGGGACCAAGGATAAATTAG